A genomic window from Rhizobium sp. 007 includes:
- the tkt gene encoding transketolase, whose protein sequence is MTSPEQHDRMANAIRFLSMDAVEKANSGHPGLPMGMADVATVLFTKYLNFDPKQPHWPNRDRFVLSAGHGSMLLYSLLYLTGYPDMSIEDIKNFRQLGYKTAGHPEYGHATGIETTTGPLGQGIANSVGMAIAERKLREEFGPDLLDHYTYVIAGDGCLMEGVSQEAIALAGHLKLNKLIVFWDNNSITIDGAVSLSDSTDQVARFKAAHWNTIEVDGHDQAAVAAAIEAAQKSDRPTLIACKTIIGFGAPNKQGTHKVHGNPLGADEIAATREALNWDAEAFTVPADILEAWRKAGTRSAETITAWEGRLAASDKKAEFTRRFAGELPPGFDAAISEYKKKLAETKPTVATRKASEDALEVINGFLPETLGGSADLTPSNNTKTSQMKSITPTDFSGRYMHYGIREHGMAAAMNGISLHGGLIPYGGGFLIFSDYCRPPIRLASLMGIRVIHVLTHDSIGLGEDGPTHQPVEQLAALRAVPNLMIFRPADATETAECWQIAITTPNRPSGLALTRQNLSAVRTEYSEKNLSAKGAYTLAGSDDAKVTIFASGSEVEIAIAARTTLEGKGISTRVVSVPCTELFFEQPEAYRNAVLGKSPVKIAVEAAVREGWDAFIGPEGTFIGMKSFGASGPYKELYKHFGITAEAVVAAAEAKL, encoded by the coding sequence ATGACCTCTCCCGAACAACATGACCGGATGGCGAATGCGATCCGTTTTCTCTCCATGGATGCCGTCGAAAAGGCAAATTCGGGCCATCCGGGCCTGCCGATGGGCATGGCGGATGTCGCCACCGTTCTCTTTACGAAATACCTGAACTTCGATCCCAAGCAGCCGCACTGGCCGAACCGCGACCGCTTCGTGCTGTCGGCCGGTCATGGCTCCATGCTGCTTTATTCGCTGCTTTATCTGACCGGTTATCCGGACATGTCGATCGAGGACATCAAGAATTTCCGCCAGCTCGGCTATAAGACAGCCGGCCATCCGGAATACGGCCATGCGACCGGTATCGAAACCACCACCGGCCCGCTCGGCCAGGGTATCGCGAATTCGGTCGGCATGGCGATCGCCGAGCGCAAGCTGCGCGAGGAGTTCGGCCCCGACCTGCTCGACCACTACACCTATGTGATCGCCGGCGATGGCTGCCTCATGGAAGGCGTCAGCCAGGAAGCCATCGCACTCGCCGGCCACCTGAAGCTCAACAAGCTCATCGTCTTCTGGGATAACAATTCGATCACCATCGACGGCGCCGTATCGCTGTCGGATTCGACCGACCAGGTCGCGCGCTTTAAGGCAGCGCACTGGAACACGATCGAAGTCGATGGTCACGACCAGGCTGCCGTTGCCGCCGCTATCGAAGCCGCGCAGAAATCCGACCGTCCGACACTGATCGCCTGCAAGACGATCATCGGCTTCGGCGCGCCGAACAAGCAGGGCACCCACAAGGTGCACGGCAACCCGCTCGGCGCAGATGAAATCGCTGCTACCCGCGAGGCGCTGAACTGGGACGCCGAAGCCTTCACCGTCCCGGCCGACATTCTGGAAGCCTGGCGCAAGGCGGGCACCCGTTCTGCCGAAACCATCACGGCCTGGGAGGGCCGCCTCGCTGCCTCCGACAAGAAGGCCGAGTTCACCCGCCGCTTTGCCGGCGAATTGCCGCCCGGCTTCGATGCAGCGATCAGCGAATACAAGAAGAAGCTTGCCGAAACCAAGCCGACGGTCGCGACCCGCAAGGCTTCGGAAGATGCGCTCGAAGTTATCAACGGCTTCCTGCCAGAAACGCTCGGCGGCTCCGCCGACCTGACGCCCTCGAACAACACCAAGACCAGCCAGATGAAGTCGATTACCCCGACCGACTTCTCCGGCCGCTACATGCATTACGGCATCCGCGAACACGGCATGGCGGCCGCCATGAACGGCATCTCGCTGCACGGCGGCCTGATCCCCTACGGCGGCGGCTTCCTGATCTTCTCGGATTATTGCCGCCCGCCGATCCGCCTCGCCTCGCTGATGGGCATCCGCGTCATCCACGTGCTGACGCATGACTCGATCGGCCTCGGGGAAGATGGCCCGACGCACCAGCCGGTCGAACAGCTCGCCGCACTGCGCGCCGTTCCGAACCTGATGATCTTCCGCCCTGCTGATGCCACCGAAACCGCCGAATGCTGGCAGATCGCCATCACGACGCCAAACCGTCCGTCGGGCCTGGCGCTCACCCGCCAGAACCTTTCGGCCGTGCGCACCGAATACAGCGAGAAGAACCTCTCGGCTAAGGGCGCCTACACGCTCGCCGGCTCCGATGATGCCAAGGTCACGATCTTCGCATCGGGCTCCGAGGTCGAGATCGCCATCGCCGCTCGCACGACGCTGGAAGGCAAGGGCATTTCCACCCGCGTCGTCTCCGTTCCCTGCACCGAACTCTTCTTCGAGCAGCCGGAAGCCTACCGCAATGCGGTCCTCGGCAAGTCGCCGGTCAAGATCGCCGTCGAAGCCGCCGTCCGCGAAGGCTGGGACGCCTTTATCGGCCCGGAAGGCACCTTTATCGGCATGAAGAGCTTCGGCGCCTCCGGCCCATACAAGGAACTCTACAAGCATTTCGGCATCACGGCGGAAGCCGTCGTCGCCGCAGCAGAAGCCAAGCTCTAA
- a CDS encoding DUF4164 domain-containing protein gives MTPTGKSMEAALNELKQAISGLENAVDMRIERQREQGDIEGEVRRVHADRSKLAQELDQAEFRANRLEEVNREVSRRLVTAMETIRAVLDR, from the coding sequence ATGACGCCCACAGGCAAATCCATGGAAGCGGCCCTCAACGAGCTGAAGCAGGCGATTTCCGGCTTGGAAAACGCCGTGGATATGCGAATCGAACGCCAGCGTGAGCAGGGCGACATCGAGGGCGAGGTTCGCCGCGTGCATGCCGATCGCTCCAAACTCGCGCAGGAACTCGACCAGGCAGAATTCCGTGCCAACCGGCTGGAAGAGGTCAACCGCGAGGTTTCGCGGCGGCTGGTAACGGCGATGGAGACGATCCGCGCGGTTCTGGACCGCTAA
- a CDS encoding GNAT family N-acetyltransferase, giving the protein MKIVEYLDIRKASADDAEELCVLLNEIIEVGGTTALEEPLSVKELTDWFITGKSALTCHVARAGPGIAGFQFLSLYENLPKGWADIGTFARLSPKIPGVGTKLFAATLSAAEERGVAFINATIRADNTAGLAYYEKMGFQTYRTIEKVPLRDGTLVDRIQKCFAVKKI; this is encoded by the coding sequence ATGAAGATCGTGGAATATCTCGATATTCGAAAGGCAAGCGCAGACGACGCAGAGGAGCTCTGTGTGCTCCTCAACGAGATAATCGAAGTTGGCGGCACCACTGCTCTGGAGGAGCCACTCTCCGTAAAGGAGCTGACCGACTGGTTCATCACCGGCAAGTCCGCACTGACATGCCACGTCGCACGGGCCGGGCCTGGCATTGCAGGATTTCAGTTCCTGAGCCTTTACGAAAACCTACCGAAAGGGTGGGCCGACATCGGAACCTTTGCTCGCCTGAGCCCGAAGATACCCGGCGTCGGTACCAAGCTCTTCGCCGCGACCTTGTCCGCCGCCGAAGAGCGCGGCGTCGCGTTCATCAATGCAACCATCCGCGCCGACAACACTGCCGGACTCGCTTATTATGAGAAGATGGGCTTCCAGACATATAGGACGATTGAAAAGGTGCCGCTCCGGGATGGCACGCTCGTGGATAGAATCCAGAAGTGCTTCGCGGTGAAGAAAATTTGA
- a CDS encoding cell division protein ZapA, whose protein sequence is MAQVTVTIDGKAYRMACEEGQEDHLTDLANRFDRYVGHLKGQFGEIGDLRITVMAGIMVMDEISELSRRVGELEAELETLRGNRDTVLAATARTEESLAEVLGEVTSRIRGLTDKLNGRAPAELN, encoded by the coding sequence ATGGCACAGGTGACGGTAACGATTGACGGGAAGGCCTATCGAATGGCCTGCGAGGAAGGACAAGAAGACCATCTGACCGACCTCGCCAACCGCTTCGACCGCTATGTCGGCCATCTCAAGGGTCAGTTCGGCGAAATCGGCGATCTGAGGATCACCGTCATGGCCGGGATCATGGTGATGGACGAAATTTCCGAGCTGAGCCGCCGCGTGGGTGAGCTGGAAGCCGAGCTCGAAACGCTGCGCGGCAATCGAGACACCGTTCTCGCTGCGACCGCGCGGACGGAGGAAAGCCTCGCCGAAGTGCTCGGAGAGGTGACGAGCCGCATTCGCGGCCTCACCGACAAGCTCAACGGCCGGGCGCCTGCCGAGCTCAATTAA
- a CDS encoding potassium/proton antiporter: MEAFYIVVLVSTALVLLAAFSSLLAFRFGAPLLLLFLAIGLIAGVDGLGIEFSNNYLAYILGSIALAIILFDSGFGTPIQAFKLAAIPSLTLASVGVLMTAGLFAVVAMWLLNFTWLEGLLLGSIVASTDAAAVFFLLRIGGINIRDKVRSTLEVESGTNDPMAIFLTIALVELLASGEGYAGINIGMLAVFIQEMGLGVILGLLGGMMIAQVVGRLDTDRGLTPIFVLGLAMLVFSFAGAVGGSGFLAVYVAGIYAGNRKLPALGSIKRFQDGMTWLAQIIMFLVLGLLATPSQFPAIILPAVALALFLIFVARPLAIWLSLLPFDYTQQEIGFVAWVGLRGAVSILLAIMPILGGLPNGQIYFNTAFIIVLVSLLIQGWTIKPVAKKLGLIIPPRMGAVDKVEVDLPGAANHELLSYRVIKDSPILRGERIPRWATPSLVIRDGKSMRYQYAGRLRENDLVYLFIVPSHSRLLDRLFASRAPVDADDAEFFGAFALSPARPAADLDAAYGPGLLNESEKGLTIAELMKQRLGGKADYADRVRLGSIILIVRDLDDQAHITSVGMSLEAVEPAITLPIFINLHDIVQRIRDRLKGRKNPEAATAKGVPDRDENARENHG, translated from the coding sequence GTGGAAGCATTCTACATCGTCGTACTGGTATCGACGGCGCTTGTGCTTCTTGCGGCCTTCTCAAGCCTGCTCGCCTTCCGCTTTGGCGCTCCCCTGCTTTTGCTTTTCCTGGCAATCGGCCTGATTGCCGGTGTAGACGGGCTCGGCATCGAGTTCAGCAACAATTACCTCGCCTATATCCTCGGCTCGATCGCACTTGCCATCATTCTCTTCGATTCCGGCTTCGGCACGCCGATTCAAGCCTTCAAGCTCGCGGCTATACCTTCGCTGACGCTTGCCTCCGTTGGCGTGCTGATGACCGCCGGCCTCTTTGCCGTTGTCGCCATGTGGCTGCTGAACTTCACCTGGCTCGAAGGCCTGCTGCTCGGCTCGATCGTCGCCTCCACGGATGCGGCCGCCGTCTTCTTCCTGCTGCGCATCGGTGGCATCAACATCCGCGACAAGGTGCGCTCGACGCTCGAAGTGGAATCCGGCACGAATGATCCGATGGCGATCTTCCTCACCATCGCCCTCGTCGAACTGCTTGCCAGCGGCGAAGGCTATGCCGGCATCAATATCGGCATGCTCGCGGTGTTCATTCAGGAAATGGGCCTTGGCGTCATCCTCGGGCTGCTCGGCGGCATGATGATCGCGCAGGTCGTCGGCCGTCTGGACACTGACCGCGGCCTCACGCCGATCTTCGTGCTCGGCCTTGCCATGCTGGTGTTTTCCTTCGCAGGCGCCGTCGGCGGCAGCGGTTTCCTGGCCGTCTATGTCGCCGGCATCTATGCCGGAAACCGCAAGCTTCCGGCGCTGGGATCGATCAAACGTTTTCAAGACGGCATGACCTGGCTCGCGCAGATCATCATGTTCCTCGTGCTCGGCCTGCTCGCGACGCCCTCGCAGTTTCCGGCGATCATCCTCCCAGCGGTTGCACTGGCGCTGTTCCTGATCTTCGTTGCCCGTCCGCTCGCCATCTGGCTTTCGCTCCTGCCTTTCGACTATACGCAGCAGGAGATCGGCTTCGTCGCCTGGGTCGGGCTTCGCGGCGCAGTTTCGATCCTGCTCGCGATCATGCCGATCCTCGGCGGGCTGCCGAACGGGCAGATCTATTTCAACACCGCCTTCATCATTGTGCTGGTCTCGCTGCTGATTCAGGGCTGGACGATCAAGCCGGTGGCCAAGAAGCTCGGCCTCATCATTCCCCCGCGCATGGGTGCCGTCGACAAGGTCGAGGTCGACCTGCCGGGTGCGGCAAACCACGAGCTACTTTCCTATCGCGTCATCAAGGACAGCCCGATCCTTCGCGGCGAGCGCATCCCGCGCTGGGCAACGCCTTCGCTCGTCATTCGCGACGGCAAGTCGATGCGTTATCAATACGCCGGGCGGCTGCGCGAGAACGATCTCGTCTATCTGTTCATCGTGCCGAGCCACTCGCGTCTGCTTGACCGGCTTTTCGCCAGTCGCGCGCCGGTGGATGCGGACGATGCCGAGTTCTTTGGTGCCTTCGCGCTCTCCCCTGCCCGCCCCGCAGCCGATCTCGATGCTGCCTACGGCCCGGGCCTGCTGAATGAATCCGAGAAGGGGCTGACGATCGCCGAACTGATGAAGCAGCGCCTTGGCGGCAAGGCGGACTATGCCGATCGCGTCCGTCTCGGCTCGATCATCCTGATCGTCCGCGACCTCGACGACCAGGCCCATATCACCTCGGTCGGCATGTCGCTCGAGGCTGTCGAGCCTGCCATCACGCTGCCGATCTTCATCAATCTGCATGACATCGTCCAGCGTATCCGCGACCGCCTCAAGGGTCGCAAAAACCCGGAAGCCGCAACGGCCAAGGGCGTGCCGGACCGTGACGAAAACGCGCGTGAAAACCACGGTTGA
- the gap gene encoding type I glyceraldehyde-3-phosphate dehydrogenase — protein MTVKVAINGFGRIGRNVLRAIVESGRTDIEVVAINDLGPVETNAHLLRYDSIHGRFPAAVKVEGDTIIVANGKPIKVTAIKDPATLPHRELGVDIAMECTGIFTARDKAAAHLTAGAKRVLISAPADGADLTVVYGVNHDQLTKEHMVISNASCTTNCLVPVVKVLNDAVGIDHGFMTTIHSYTNDQPSLDQMHKDLYRARAAALSMIPTSTGAAKAVGLVLPELKGKLDGTSIRVPTPNVSVVDFKFVAKKATTVQEINEAIKTAANGKLKGVLGYTEEPLVSRDFNHDSQSSILAIDQTKVMEGNFVRILTWYDNEWGFSNRMADTAVAFAKLI, from the coding sequence ATGACTGTAAAGGTTGCCATCAATGGCTTTGGCCGCATCGGCCGCAATGTTCTCCGCGCGATCGTCGAATCTGGCCGCACTGACATCGAGGTGGTCGCAATCAACGACCTCGGCCCTGTCGAAACCAATGCCCACCTGCTGCGCTATGATTCGATCCACGGCCGCTTCCCCGCAGCCGTCAAGGTCGAAGGCGACACGATCATCGTCGCCAATGGCAAGCCGATCAAGGTGACGGCGATCAAGGACCCGGCGACGCTGCCGCACCGGGAACTCGGCGTCGACATCGCGATGGAATGCACCGGCATCTTCACCGCGCGCGACAAGGCCGCGGCCCACCTCACCGCCGGCGCCAAGCGCGTCCTCATCTCGGCGCCTGCCGACGGCGCTGACCTCACCGTCGTCTACGGCGTCAACCACGACCAGCTCACCAAGGAGCACATGGTCATCTCCAACGCATCCTGCACGACGAACTGCCTGGTTCCGGTCGTCAAGGTGCTGAACGACGCCGTCGGCATCGACCACGGCTTCATGACGACCATCCACTCCTACACCAACGACCAGCCGTCGCTCGACCAGATGCACAAGGATCTGTACCGCGCCCGCGCTGCCGCACTCTCGATGATCCCGACCTCGACCGGTGCGGCAAAAGCCGTCGGCCTTGTCCTGCCGGAACTGAAGGGTAAACTCGACGGCACGTCGATCCGCGTCCCGACCCCGAACGTCTCCGTCGTCGACTTCAAGTTCGTCGCCAAGAAGGCAACCACGGTTCAGGAAATCAACGAAGCCATCAAGACTGCCGCCAACGGCAAGCTGAAGGGCGTTCTCGGCTACACCGAGGAGCCGCTGGTTTCCCGCGACTTCAACCACGACAGCCAATCCTCGATCTTGGCAATCGACCAGACCAAGGTCATGGAAGGCAATTTCGTCCGAATCCTCACTTGGTACGACAACGAGTGGGGCTTCTCCAACCGCATGGCCGACACGGCCGTTGCGTTTGCGAAACTCATCTAA